Genomic window (Rathayibacter sp. VKM Ac-2760):
CGAAGGACGTCGAGCTGCTCGTCGACCTGCGCGACCGGATGGAGCAGATGCTCATCGAGGCGCGCAAGACCCGCATCGCCCGCGAGGAGTTCGAGGCGACCCTGGCCCGGCAGCCGAAGCCGGTCCCCGCCGAGCCGTGGCGCCGCCTCTCCGGCATGCACGCCCTCCGCGGCCCGCGCGCCCTCGCCATCGCCCGCGAGCTCTGGCTGGCGCGCGACGCGTTCGCCCGCGAGCGCGACATCGCCCCCGGCCGCCTGATCCCGGACTCCTCGATCGTCGCCGTCTCCCGCAACGTCCCCGCCAGTCTCGGCCAGCTCTCCGGCCGCCGCGACTTCACCGGCCGCGCCAGTCGAGGCGAGGTCGAGCGCTGGTGGGCCGCGATCGAGCGCGGCCAGTCCACCGAGGACCTGCCCAGCCCGGTCCGCCCGGCCGCCGACACGCTGCCCCCGCCGCGCGCCTGGGGCGACCGCAACCCCGCGGCGGACGCCCGGCTGAAGAGCGCGCGCGCCGTCGTCGGCGAGATCGCCGAGCTGCTCTCCCTCCCCGTCGAGAACCTGCTCACCCCCGAGCTGCTGCGCCGCCTCGCCTGGCACCCGCCGGAGCCGATCGATCAGGCGTCCATCGCCGCCGAGCTGGAGCGCGCCGGCGCCCGCTCCTGGCAGATCGACGCGACCGCCGGCTCCATCGCCACGGCGTTTGTGGAAGCCGGGCAAGCACCGGCGGAGAGCACGGAAACCCCTTCGTAGGAAGAAGCAAAGGATTCCGGCGCCGGACACCGTCTTCCTACCATCGGAACGATGCCCGGCACCGAGATCGATGCCCGGACCGAGAGGGCATCCCGTTTTCAGGAGGCACTGTGGCCGAGAGATCCGAAGTCGTGTTCGTCGACGGAGTCCGCACTCCGTTCGGGCGGGCCGGTGAGAAGGGCATGTACTGGCAGACCCGGGCCGACGACCTCGTCGTCAAGGCCATGATCGGTCTGCTCGAGCGCAACGGCGCCCTGCCGAAGGACCGCGTGGACGAGGTCGCGATCGCCGCGACCACCCAGCAGGGCGACCAGGGGCTCACCCTCGGCCGCACCGCCGCGCTGCTGGCCGGCCTTCCGCGTTCCGTTCCCGGCTACGCGATCGACCGGATGTGCGCCGGCGCGATGACCTCGGTGACGACCACCGCCGGCGGCATCGCCTTCGGCGCCTACGACGTCGTGATCGCCGGCGGCGTCGAGCACATGGGCCGCCACCCGATGGGCTTCAACGCCGACCCCAACCCGCGCTTCCTCTCCGAGCGGCTCGTCGGCGAGGAGGCCCTGAACATGGGCAAGACCGCCGAGAAGATCCACGACCGCTTCCCGCAGCTCACCAAGAGCCGCTCCGACCACTACGCGCTCCGCAGCCAGCAGAAGCTCGCCGAGGCGTACCGGAACGGCGACATCCAGCCCGACCTGATCCCGGTCGCCACCCGCAGCGCCGCCGGCTGGGGCCTCGCCACCGCCGACGAGGCGCCGCGCCCCGAGACCACGCTCGAGGGCCTCGCGACCCTGCGCACCCCGTTCCGCCCGCACGGCCGCGTGACCGCCGGCAACTCCTCCGGACTCAACGACGGCGCCGCGGTCTCGCTGCTCGCCGGCGCCGACGCGGCGAAGGAGCTGGGCCTGACCGAGAAGATGCGGCTGGTCAGCTTCGCCTTCGCCGGCGTCGAGCCGGAGATCATGGGCATCGGCCCGGTCCCCTCCACCGAGAAGGCGCTGAAGAAGGCCGGCCTCGGCATCGAGGACATCGGCCTCTTCGAGCTCAACGAGGCGTTCGCCGTGCAGGTGCTCTCCTTCCTCGACCACTTCGGCATCGACGACGACGACCCGCGGGTCAACGAGTACGGCGGAGCGATCGCGATCGGCCACCCGCTCGCCTCCTCCGGTGTCCGCCTGATGATCCAGCTCGCGCGCCAGTTCGAGGCGCACCCCGAGGTCCGCTACGGCCTGACCGCGATGTGCGTCGGTCTCGGCCAGGGCGGCTCGGTCATCTGGGAGAACCCGCACTTCGACGGCAAGCGCGCACGACGGAAGGGACGCTGATCATGCTCGAAGGATTCGAGGACCTGGTCGATCTCGCCGAGGGCGAGGTCGTCACCCACTCCTACGTCCGCGACGTCCCGCTCCCCAGCGGCCGCGTCCTGGCGCTGATCACGCTCGACAACGACCGCGATCACACCCGGCCGAGCACCTTCGGCCCGGCCGGGCTGTTCGAGCTGGCCGACGTGCTGCTCGCCCAGCAGGCCCGCGCGAAGGCCGGCGAGATCCAGGCGGTCGGAGTGACGGGCAAGCCGTTCATCCTCGCCGCCGGCGCCGACCTCAGCAAGGTCGGCAGCATCCCGAGCCACGAGATCGGCCGCCAGCTGGCGCGCCTGGGCCACACGACCCTCGGCCTGCTCTCCGAGCTCGGCGTGCCGTCCTTCGTCTTCATCAACGGGCTCGCGCTCGGCGGCGGCACCGAGATCGCGCTGAACGCCGACTACCGCACCGTCGGCGCCTCGATCCCCGCGCTCGGCCTGCCCGAGGTGTTCCTCGGCATCATCCCCGGCTGGGGCGGCGCCTGGCTGCTGCCGAACCTTATCGGCATCGAGAACGCGCTCAAGGTGATCGTCGAGAACCCGCTGAAGAACAACCGGACCCTCAAGGGCCAGGACGTCTTCGATCTCGGCATCGCGGACGCGATCTTCCCCTCCGCGAGCTTCCTCGAGAACTCGCTGGTCTGGGCCGACGGCGTCCTCGGCGGGAGCGTCGAGGTCAAGCGGCCGAATGTGCCGGGGAAGATCGAGCGGCTGGTCAAGTGGGACGCGGCGCTCGCGATCGCCCGCAAGCAGCTCGAGTCCAAGATCGGCACCGTCGCCGCCTCGCCCTACCGCGCCCTCGACCTGCTCAAGGCCGCGAAGAACACGACTCGCGAGGAGGGCTTCGCCGCCGAGGACGAGGCGCTGGCCGACCTGGTCTCGGGCGATCAGTTCCGAGCGAGCATCTACGCGTTCGACCTGGTGCAGAAGCGGGCGAAGCGCCCCGCCGGAGCCCCGGACAAGGCCCTCGCCAAGCCGGTCACCAAGGTGGGCGTCATCGGCGCGGGGCTCATGGCCACGCAGTTCGCGCTGCTGTTCGTCCGCCGCCTGCAGGTGCCGGTGGTCATCACCGACCTCGACCAGGAGCGCGTCGACCGCGGCGTCGCGAGCATCGTCGGCGAGATCGACACACTGCTCGCCAAGGGCCGCCTCTCACCGGACGACGCGAACCGTCTCCGCGGTCTCGTCACCGGCACGACCGACCGCGCGGACTTCGCCGACGCCGACTGGGTGATCGAGGCGGTCTTCGAGGAGCTCTCGGTCAAGCAGGAGGTCTTCGCCGACATCGAGCGCTACGTCTCCCCCACCGCCGTCCTCGCGACGAACACCTCGTCGCTCTCGGTGGAGCGGATCGGCGAGCGGCTCGAGCACCCGGAGCGCCTGGTCGGCTTCCACTTCTTCAACCCGGTCGCGGTGATGCCCCTGATCGAGGTGGTCAACACGCCGCAGACCGACGACGAGACACTGTCCACCGCGATGGTCACGGCGGCGAAGCTGAAGAAGAACGCCGTGATCACCCGCGACACCCCCGGCTTCGTGGTCAATCGCGTGCTGGCGAAGGTGCTCGGCGAGGCGATGCACGCCGTCGACACCGGCACTCCCTTCGAGGTCGTCGAGGCCTCGCTCGAGCCGTTCGGCCTGCCGATGACGCCGTTCGAGCTGCTCGAGCTGGTCGGCCTCAAGGTCGGCGCGCACGTGCTCGACACCCACCACGCCGCCTTCCCGGACCGCTTCTACGACAGCGCGAATCTGCACCGCCTGGCCGAGCTCGGTCACGTCTTCGAGCGCGACGCCAAGGGCCGGATCAAGGGCGTCGACAAGCGCGCCGTCGCCATCGTCAAGGGCGGCTCCGACCCGATGACCGCCGAGGAGCTGCGGCTGCGCGTCGAGACCGGCCTCGCCGACGAGGTGAAGCGGATGCTGGACGACGACGTCGTGCACGCCGCGGAGGACATCGACCTCTGCCTCATCCTCGGCGCCGGCTATCCGTTCCAGATGGGCGGGCTGACGCCGTACCTCGATCGCGTCGGCGCGAGCGAGCGGGCCTTCGGCGGCTCCTTCCACGAGCCGGCCATCCGCGGGGTCAAGTAGCCGCAGGAACACAGGAGGGCGCCCACCGGAACCGGTGGGCGCCCTCCTGCTGCGAGTTGACCGCGTCAGTCCTTGCGGGCGTCGTCGTGCGCCGCGACCTCTTCGGGCAGCGGGCGCGCGACCGGGATCTTGCTGCCGAGCACCTGCGCCACCACGTCGCGGGCGATGTGCTGGGGGGTCAGCCCGACGTCCTCGAGGATCTCCTCGCGCTTCGCGTGGTCGAGGAACTGGTCCGGCAGTCCGAGCTCGGTGACGGCGGTGTCGACACCCGCCTCGCGGAGGTCCTGGCGGATCCTGGTCCCGATGCCGCCGACGCGGACGCCGTCCTCGATCGAGACGACGATCCGGTGGTCGCGGGCGAGGTCGATGATGCTGCGCGGCACGGGCACGACCCAGCGCGGGTCGACGACCGTGGCGCCGATGCCCTGCGCGGCCAGACGCTGGGCGACCTCGAGCCCCATCGCCGCCATCGGCCCGACGGTGACCAGCAGCACGTCCTGGCGCTCGGAGCGCAGCAGCACGTCCACGCCGTCGTCGAGGCGCTCGACCGCGTCGATCTCGTCGCCGACGTTGCCCTTGGAGAAGCGCACGACGGTCGGCGCGTCCTTCACGCCGACGGCCTCGCGCAGCTCCTCGCGCAGGCGGACGGAGTCGCGGGGCGCGGCGAGGCGGATGTTCGGGACGACCTGGAGGATCGCCAGGTCCCACATGCCGTGGTGACTCGGACCGTCGGGACCGGTGACCCCGGCGCGGTCGAGCACGAAGGTGACGCCGGCGCGGTGCAGCGCGACATCCATCAGCACCTGGTCGAAGGCGCGGTTGACGAAGGTCGCGTAGAGCGCGACGACCGGGTGCAGTCCGCCGAAGGCGAGGCCGGCGGCCGAGGTCACCGCGTGCTGCTCCGCGATGCCGACGTCGAAGACGCGGTCCGGGTACTTCTCGGCGAGGCGGTCGAGGCCGACCGGGCGGAGCATCGCAGCGGTGATGCCGACGATCGTCGGGTCCTCGTCGGCGAGCGTGACGATCTCCTCGGCGAAGACCGAGGTCCAGGAGCGGGCGCCGCTCGCGCTGAGCGGCTCGCCCGTCTCCGGATCGATCTGGCCCACGGCGTGGAACTGGTCGGCGAGGTCCTGCACGGCGGGCTCGAAGCCCTTGCCCTTCTGCGTGATCGCGTGGACGATCACCGGCGTGCCGTAGTCCTTGGCCTGCTGCAGCGCCTCCTCCATCGCGACCAGGTCGTGGCCGTCGATCGGTCCGAGGTACTTGATGTCGAGGTTCGAGTAGAGCGCCTCGTTGTTGATGAAACGGCTGAGGAAGCCGTGCATCCCGCCGCGCACGCCGCGGTAGACGGCGGCGGCCGGGCCGCCCAGGCGCTCGGAGACGGCCCGCGAGCCGCGGTGCAGCGTGCGGTAGCTGCGGCGGGTGCGCACACCGTTGAGGAAGCGCGCCATACCGCCGATGGTGGGGGCGTAGGAGCGGCCGTTGTCGTTGACGACGATGACGAGCCCGCGGGAGTTGTCGTCGCTGATGTTGTTCAGCGCCTCCCAGGTCATGCCGCCGGTGAGCGCTCCGTCGCCGACGACCGCGACCACGTGCCGGTCCTTCTGGCCCGTCATCGTGAAGGCGCGCGAGATGCCGTCCGCCCACGACAGCGAGCTCGAGGCGTGCGAGCTCTCGACGATGTCGTGCGGCGACTCGGAGCGCTGCGGGTAGCCGGCGAGGCCCCCGCGCTGCCGCAGCCCGGAGAAGTCCTGGCGCCCGGTGAGCAGCTTGTGCACGTAGGACTGGTGCCCGGTGTCGAAGATGATCGCGTCGTGCGGGGAGTCGAAGACGCGGTGGATCGCGATCGTGGTCTCGACCACGCCGAGGTTCGGGCCGAGGTGACCGCCGGTCTTGGACACCTCGCGGACCAGGAAGTCGCGGATCTCCTGCGCCAGCGTCTCGAGCTCGGTCCGGGTCAGGCGATCGAGATCGCGCGGTCCGGCGATGGTCTCGAGAACAGCCATTCGCGCCGCCTTCCGGGTGGTGTCGAGGGGATGTGGACGTCTGCCGAGTCTACGCACGGGGCCCGGTGGAACAGGTGTGCGCCTCCCCGGCTTGCGGGAAGGCGCACACTCGTGTCCGCTCTAGACCAGCGAGCGCAGCACGTACTGCAGGATGCCGCCGTTGCGGTAGTAGTCCGCCTCACCGGGGGTGTCGATGCGGACGACCGCGTCGAACTCGATCGGCTGCTTGCCCTCGGGCGAGTCGGTGGTCGGCGTCGCGACGACGTGCACCGTCTTCGGCGTCACGCCCTCGTTCAGCGCCTCGATGCCCGAGATGCTGATCGACTCGGTGCCGTCGAGCCCGAGCGAGGCCCAGGTCTCGCCCTGCGGGAACTGCAGCGGGACGACGCCCATGCCGATCAGGTTCGAGCGGTGGATCCGCTCGAAGCTCTCGACGATGACCGCCTTGACGCCCAGCAGGCTCGTGCCCTTGGCCGCCCAGTCGCGCGACGAGCCGGAGCCGTACTCCTTGCCGCCGAGGATGACGAGCGGGGTGCCCTGCGCCTGGTAGTTCTGCGACGCGTCATAGATGAACGACTGCGGGCCGCCCTCCTGCGTGAAGTCGCGGGTGTAGCCGCCCTCGACGTTGTCGAGGAGCTGATTGCGCAGGCGGATGTTCGCGAACGTGCCGCGGATCATCACCTCGTGGTTGCCGCGGCGCGAGCCGTAGGAGTTGTAGTCCTTGCGGTCCACGCTGTGCTCGGCGAGGTACTGACCAGCAGGGCTGTCGGCCTTGATCGAGCCGGCCGGGCTGATGTGGTCCGTCGTGACGGAGTCGCCCAGCTTGGCGAGCACGCGGGCGTCGGCGATGTCGGTGACCGGGGTCGTCTCCATCGTCATGCCGTCGAAGTACGGGGGCTTCCGCACGTAGGTGGAGTCCTCGTCCCACTCGAAGATCGAGCCCTCGGGGGTCTGCAGCGAGCGCCAGCGCTCGTCCCCGTCGAAGACGCCGGCGTACTGGGTGTCGAACATCGACTTGTCGATCGAGGAGTCGATCGTCGCCTGGACCTCGGCCGCGTCGGGCCAGATGTCCTTGAGGAAGACGTCGTTGCCCTCGGTGTCGGTGCCGAGCGCGTCGACCTCGAAGTCGAAGTTCATCGAGCCGGCGAGCGCGTAGGCGATGACGAGCGGCGGGCTCGCCAGGTAGTTCATCTTCACATCGGGGTTGATCCGGCCCTCGAAGTTGCGGTTGCCCGAGAGGACGGCCGTGACGGCGAGGTCGTTCTCCTGCACCGCGGTCGAGATCTCCTCGAGCAGCGGGCCGGAGTTGCCGATGCAGGTGGTGCAGCCGTAGCCGACGGTGAAGAAGCCGAGGGCCTCGAGCGACTCGGTGAGCCCGGCCTTCTCGTAGTAGTCGGTGACGACCTTCGAGCCCGGCGCCAGCGTGGTCTTGACCCACGGCTTGGCCTTGAGGCCCTTCTGCGCGGCGTTGCGGGCCAGCAGGCCGGCCGCGAGCATCACCGACGGGTTCGAGGTGTTGGTGCACGAGGTGATCGCGGCGATCGCGACGGCGCCGTGGTCGATCGTGAAGCTCTCGTGGCCCTCGCCGAGCTCGACGGTGGTCGGCTTGGACGCGGTGGTCGGCGCGTGCGAGCGGTGGGTGTGCGAGTGCGAGCTGTACTCGTCCTGCGGCTGGAGCTCGCCCGGGTCGGACGCGGGGAACGACTCGGCGAGGGTGAGGTCGACGATGTCGTGCGTGACGTCCGTGTAGTTGTTGAGGTCCGACTCGAACTGCGTCTTCGCCGAGGTGAGCTCGATGCGGTCCTGCGGGCGCTTCGGTCCGGCGATGGACGGGACGACGGTGCTGAGGTCGAGCTCGAGGTACTCGCTGAAGACCGGCTCGACCGCGGGGTCGTGCCAGAGCTTCTGCAGCTTGGAGTACTGCTCGACCAGGGCGATCTGCTCGTCGCTGCGGCCGGTGAGGCGCAGGTAGTCGAGGGTCACATCGTCGATGGGGAACATCGCGGCGGTGGAGCCGAACTCGGGGCTCATGTTGCCGATGGTCGCGCGGTTGGCGAGCGGCACCTGGGCGACGCCGGCGCCGTAGAACTCGACGAACTTGCCGACGACGCCGTGCTTGCGCAGCATCTCGGTGATCGTGAGCACGACGTCCGTCGCGGTCACGCCGGCCGGGATGGCGCCGGCGAGCTTGAAGCCGACGACCTTCGGGATGAGCATCGACACGGGCTGGCCGAGCATGGCCGCCTCGGCCTCGATGCCGCCGAC
Coding sequences:
- a CDS encoding ribonuclease D, with product MTDYRVLSTPDEFLAAVDALAAGEGPVAVDAERASGFTYSQRAYLIQVYRRGAGAFLFDPPAIGRMDALQAVIGGEEWVLHAASQDLACLREVGLDPERIFDTELAARLLGLPKVGLGAVVEDLLGIHLAKEHSAADWSTRPLPQSWLVYAAKDVELLVDLRDRMEQMLIEARKTRIAREEFEATLARQPKPVPAEPWRRLSGMHALRGPRALAIARELWLARDAFARERDIAPGRLIPDSSIVAVSRNVPASLGQLSGRRDFTGRASRGEVERWWAAIERGQSTEDLPSPVRPAADTLPPPRAWGDRNPAADARLKSARAVVGEIAELLSLPVENLLTPELLRRLAWHPPEPIDQASIAAELERAGARSWQIDATAGSIATAFVEAGQAPAESTETPS
- a CDS encoding thiolase family protein, with translation MAERSEVVFVDGVRTPFGRAGEKGMYWQTRADDLVVKAMIGLLERNGALPKDRVDEVAIAATTQQGDQGLTLGRTAALLAGLPRSVPGYAIDRMCAGAMTSVTTTAGGIAFGAYDVVIAGGVEHMGRHPMGFNADPNPRFLSERLVGEEALNMGKTAEKIHDRFPQLTKSRSDHYALRSQQKLAEAYRNGDIQPDLIPVATRSAAGWGLATADEAPRPETTLEGLATLRTPFRPHGRVTAGNSSGLNDGAAVSLLAGADAAKELGLTEKMRLVSFAFAGVEPEIMGIGPVPSTEKALKKAGLGIEDIGLFELNEAFAVQVLSFLDHFGIDDDDPRVNEYGGAIAIGHPLASSGVRLMIQLARQFEAHPEVRYGLTAMCVGLGQGGSVIWENPHFDGKRARRKGR
- a CDS encoding 3-hydroxyacyl-CoA dehydrogenase NAD-binding domain-containing protein translates to MLEGFEDLVDLAEGEVVTHSYVRDVPLPSGRVLALITLDNDRDHTRPSTFGPAGLFELADVLLAQQARAKAGEIQAVGVTGKPFILAAGADLSKVGSIPSHEIGRQLARLGHTTLGLLSELGVPSFVFINGLALGGGTEIALNADYRTVGASIPALGLPEVFLGIIPGWGGAWLLPNLIGIENALKVIVENPLKNNRTLKGQDVFDLGIADAIFPSASFLENSLVWADGVLGGSVEVKRPNVPGKIERLVKWDAALAIARKQLESKIGTVAASPYRALDLLKAAKNTTREEGFAAEDEALADLVSGDQFRASIYAFDLVQKRAKRPAGAPDKALAKPVTKVGVIGAGLMATQFALLFVRRLQVPVVITDLDQERVDRGVASIVGEIDTLLAKGRLSPDDANRLRGLVTGTTDRADFADADWVIEAVFEELSVKQEVFADIERYVSPTAVLATNTSSLSVERIGERLEHPERLVGFHFFNPVAVMPLIEVVNTPQTDDETLSTAMVTAAKLKKNAVITRDTPGFVVNRVLAKVLGEAMHAVDTGTPFEVVEASLEPFGLPMTPFELLELVGLKVGAHVLDTHHAAFPDRFYDSANLHRLAELGHVFERDAKGRIKGVDKRAVAIVKGGSDPMTAEELRLRVETGLADEVKRMLDDDVVHAAEDIDLCLILGAGYPFQMGGLTPYLDRVGASERAFGGSFHEPAIRGVK
- the dxs gene encoding 1-deoxy-D-xylulose-5-phosphate synthase; the encoded protein is MAVLETIAGPRDLDRLTRTELETLAQEIRDFLVREVSKTGGHLGPNLGVVETTIAIHRVFDSPHDAIIFDTGHQSYVHKLLTGRQDFSGLRQRGGLAGYPQRSESPHDIVESSHASSSLSWADGISRAFTMTGQKDRHVVAVVGDGALTGGMTWEALNNISDDNSRGLVIVVNDNGRSYAPTIGGMARFLNGVRTRRSYRTLHRGSRAVSERLGGPAAAVYRGVRGGMHGFLSRFINNEALYSNLDIKYLGPIDGHDLVAMEEALQQAKDYGTPVIVHAITQKGKGFEPAVQDLADQFHAVGQIDPETGEPLSASGARSWTSVFAEEIVTLADEDPTIVGITAAMLRPVGLDRLAEKYPDRVFDVGIAEQHAVTSAAGLAFGGLHPVVALYATFVNRAFDQVLMDVALHRAGVTFVLDRAGVTGPDGPSHHGMWDLAILQVVPNIRLAAPRDSVRLREELREAVGVKDAPTVVRFSKGNVGDEIDAVERLDDGVDVLLRSERQDVLLVTVGPMAAMGLEVAQRLAAQGIGATVVDPRWVVPVPRSIIDLARDHRIVVSIEDGVRVGGIGTRIRQDLREAGVDTAVTELGLPDQFLDHAKREEILEDVGLTPQHIARDVVAQVLGSKIPVARPLPEEVAAHDDARKD
- the acnA gene encoding aconitate hydratase AcnA, which gives rise to MSAVDSFGSKDTLKVGSADYEVFRIDRVPGHEKLPFSLKVLLENLLRTEDGANITADHIRALGEWVPESEPDTEIQFTPARVVMQDFTGVPCIVDLATMREAVAALGGDANRINPLAPAEMVIDHSVIADLFGTSDALERNVELEYERNGERYQFLRWGQTAFDDFKVVPPGTGIVHQVNIEYLARVTMTREVGGVLRAYPDTCVGTDSHTTMVNGLGVLGWGVGGIEAEAAMLGQPVSMLIPKVVGFKLAGAIPAGVTATDVVLTITEMLRKHGVVGKFVEFYGAGVAQVPLANRATIGNMSPEFGSTAAMFPIDDVTLDYLRLTGRSDEQIALVEQYSKLQKLWHDPAVEPVFSEYLELDLSTVVPSIAGPKRPQDRIELTSAKTQFESDLNNYTDVTHDIVDLTLAESFPASDPGELQPQDEYSSHSHTHRSHAPTTASKPTTVELGEGHESFTIDHGAVAIAAITSCTNTSNPSVMLAAGLLARNAAQKGLKAKPWVKTTLAPGSKVVTDYYEKAGLTESLEALGFFTVGYGCTTCIGNSGPLLEEISTAVQENDLAVTAVLSGNRNFEGRINPDVKMNYLASPPLVIAYALAGSMNFDFEVDALGTDTEGNDVFLKDIWPDAAEVQATIDSSIDKSMFDTQYAGVFDGDERWRSLQTPEGSIFEWDEDSTYVRKPPYFDGMTMETTPVTDIADARVLAKLGDSVTTDHISPAGSIKADSPAGQYLAEHSVDRKDYNSYGSRRGNHEVMIRGTFANIRLRNQLLDNVEGGYTRDFTQEGGPQSFIYDASQNYQAQGTPLVILGGKEYGSGSSRDWAAKGTSLLGVKAVIVESFERIHRSNLIGMGVVPLQFPQGETWASLGLDGTESISISGIEALNEGVTPKTVHVVATPTTDSPEGKQPIEFDAVVRIDTPGEADYYRNGGILQYVLRSLV